The window GACGCCAGCCCGGCCACACCGGCCGCGATGTGCCCGGCGCCGTCGGCTACCGCGGAGATGCCCCGGTTCATCTCGGCGGTCGTCGCGGTCTGCTCCTCCACGGCCGCCGCGATCGTCGCCTGGAAGTCGTTGATCTGCTCGATCACCGAGGTGATCTGGCTGATCGCCTCGACCGCACCGGCCGTGTCCTGCTGGATGGCCGCGACCCGCCGGGTGATGTCCTCGGTGGCCCGCGCCGTCTCCTGGGCCAGGTCCTTCACCTCGCTGGCGACCACCGCGAAGCCCTTGCCGGACTCCCCGGCCCGGGCCGCCTCGATCGTCGCGTTCAGCGCGAGCAGGTTCGTCTGCTCGGCGATGCTGGTGATCGCGCCGACCACCGCCGCGATCTCGGCCGACGAGGTGCCCAGCTTGTCGATGTGCGAGCTGGTCGACCGGGCCACGTCGACGGCCTGACCGGCCACCTCGGCCGCCCGGGCGGTGCTCTGCGCGATCTCCCGGATCGACTCGGCCATCTCGGCCGCACCGGCCGCCACCGCGCCGACGTTCGACGACACCGACTCGGCCGTCCCGGAGACCGTCCGGGCCTGCTGCGACGAACCGAGCGCCGCGTCGGCGATGCTGCCGGCGGTGGCGGTCATGTCGTCGGCCGCGGTCGACAGGGCCTTCGCCGAGGCCGCGGCCTGGGCGACGACCGTACGCATGTTGCCCTGCGCCTCGTCCAGCGCCCGGGCCATCTGGCCCATCTCGTCACCCGAGGTGACGTCGGTGGAGACGGTCAGGTCGCCCTCGGCCATCGCCTTCAACGCGGTCCGGACCCGCTGCAGCGGCCGGGTGATCGAGGCGACGATGATCCGGGCCAACAGGCACAGCACGACGATCGCGGCGAGCGCGGTGGCCAGCAGGATCATCTGCGCCTGGTTGCGGCTGGCCGTCGCGTCCGCGCCCGCCTTGTCGATGGTCGCGGCGAACAGGGTCCGCTCGTT of the Actinoplanes sichuanensis genome contains:
- a CDS encoding methyl-accepting chemotaxis protein; this translates as MSYKTLLADTSVGTKLTALVASGLLAVGTCVGVTLYNNQVADRTADELAALNLAGSKVLQLDQVASDLKKHGLQAITRPTPQEQTGLLKDDLAKADELLDELEKIELPGELSASVGRIRTVYDDYGQVIERFVAGAVAEQSQARLSWEQIDVDNYLTSAVLTNERTLFAATIDKAGADATASRNQAQMILLATALAAIVVLCLLARIIVASITRPLQRVRTALKAMAEGDLTVSTDVTSGDEMGQMARALDEAQGNMRTVVAQAAASAKALSTAADDMTATAGSIADAALGSSQQARTVSGTAESVSSNVGAVAAGAAEMAESIREIAQSTARAAEVAGQAVDVARSTSSHIDKLGTSSAEIAAVVGAITSIAEQTNLLALNATIEAARAGESGKGFAVVASEVKDLAQETARATEDITRRVAAIQQDTAGAVEAISQITSVIEQINDFQATIAAAVEEQTATTAEMNRGISAVADGAGHIAAGVAGLASASEVTTAGAAQSKQAITELGSMARELQGLVARFRA